The Intestinibaculum porci DNA window GCATCAAAAGAATTGTAATAAGAACCGGAAAGACTGATCTGCGCAGAGGCATTACCGGTCTGGCTTCAGTTATAGCCGCTGAATATCATATGAATCCGATGGAAAAAGGAACCATTTATCTTTTCTGCGGTGGCAGAAGAGATCGTATCAAGGGGCTTCTTTACGAAGAAGGCGGATGGGTTCTTATCTATGTCCGACTTTCAAAAGGAAGTGCCTTTCAGTGGCCTAGAGATGATCAGGAAGCTCGTGATATAACGCGTGAACAGTACGAAAGACTGTTGGACGGATTTACTTTGGATGGTACAATAAATAAGCGCTGATAAAGGAAATATCACTCCTCTGATGGTAATTCAAAACTGAACAATATAGTGATATTATATTCGCTTAATATCACTATTATCTTGAATTTTAGTCTTCATAGTGTTATAATAGTATATAGGACGAGGTGATGGAATGGCTATCATCAAACAGACCAACAAGACTACAGGCATTACCTATGTCTACGAGTCTAAGAGCTACTGGGATCCTGAAAAGAAGCAGGCTCGCTCCAAGCGAAAGCTGATCGGAAAAATTGATCCCGAAACCGGCAAAATGGTCCCCACCGGCAAAAAAGGTCCACAGAAGAAAAAGAGCGGAGAACCTTCAGCTGCCGAGAGGAGACAGTCAGCCGAATTAGCCAGACTGAAAAAGGAAAATATGGATCAGATGATATTAATCACTGATCTTCGCAAGCAGATAGAATCATTAAGCAGCCAGAACACAAAATTAAAGCAGCTGATTAGTGAGATCAGACAGCTAACCGTATCGTCAGAGGAGATCTAAACGTAACACTATGAAGGCAGACAGCGCATATTTTAAACAGCAACTGAATAAAATGAGTTATGCGGACCTGATTGCGGTTGCTTTAAAATATTATGAAGAGTGCTGCGGATTACGTGCCGAACTGGATGAATTAAAAAACACATTCAGCTACACAGCCGATGAGCTTAAGAAGGTTAAAGCCGAATGCGAAGATCTAGTTATAAGAGTTAACACTCTTAATCATGAGAATACCAGACTTCAGAATCAGACGGATGAGCTCAAAAAGAATCGCTTTGGAAGAAAGTCTGAAAAGATGAATGGCAAAATCCACGATGATGAGTTTAGCGACCCTCTTTCGGAAGAAATGAATGAAAGCGACTGTGATGGTAAAAAACAGAATAATAATGACAGCCAAAAATCCAGGAAAATAAAAAGACCTGCCTGCAGGCAGCTAAACAGGAAAAAGAAGACCAGACAGATACCAGAAATAACGATTATTGACTTTGACAGGGAGCGTATCGATAAAGAATACGGCTACGGCAAATGGACATTAAAAGGCTGGAACATATCCGAAGAATTTATGTTTATTCCAGGAAATCTCTACAGGGTATATGTCAAACGCCCAGTGATCAGAGTCTATGACGATGATGATACTAATGATTTACGCGAAGTGGCACTGCCGGTTAATAAGCTGATGTTAAGGAGCAAGGTTACGCCTTCACTGCTGGCTTTTATCATGTCTTTCAAATTTGTGCTGGGAGTTCCCCTGGCAAGGCTGTCAAGGGTTCTGTCATATCAGGGAATCAACCTGTCAAAAGAGATAATGTCAGACTGGGTCATTAAATGCACTGACAGATATCTAAAGCCAGTCTATAGCGAGATAATGAGACAAATGGCCTGCCGGACATACACCCAGATTGATGAAACCTATCTGGAAGTCATCAATGACGGAAGAAATGCGGGAAGCAAAAGCTACATATGGTGTCATATCACTGGCGAATTTGAAGAAGAGCGGCCGCTGGCAGTCTTCTGCTTCGAGCTGACAAGATCAGCGGATCACCTTCTTGAGTTCTATGCGGATCTTAACGACGGCACAATCCATCTGACATCTGATGCCTACAGCGCCTATTATAAGCTGGCTTCGGAGAAAAAGGATCATGTAATACTCGGCGGGTGCTTTATGCATCTGAGACGCAGACTGTACAAGGCATATGAAGTGAAATTTAAAGCGGTAAAGGATAAAGAGCTTCTTGAGGAAAGCCCCGAAAAAAAGTGTCTCGATATGATCGGTGATCTTTACAGCGCTGATGATGATGCCAAAGAACTTACCGCCAAGGAAAGAGCTAAAGTCCGAGACGAAATCGAAAGACCGCTTGTCGATGCATACTTTGATTATATCAAGTCCCTTGATATCAGCAGCGGCACTTTTAGTGAGGAAATGGAGGATGCGGTGAGCTACAGCCTCAATCATGAGGATGCATTCAGAGTGTTTCTTGATGATCCAATGGTTCCAATCGATAACGGTGAATGCGAACGCAAGATTCGTAATATAGCCATGGTCAGAAACAATAGTCTGTTCTGCTATTCCATCGGCGGCGCTGAAACGCTCTGCATCATTATGACGCTTATTGAAACTGCCAAGTCAAACGGCTGCGATCCGCATACGTATCTGGAATATCTTTTCGAAAGCTCACTTGCCCATGCCAGCGTCGATATTAGCGAATATATCGATGAGATGATGCCCTGGTCAAGCGAATACCAAAAATTCGAGGAAGAGAGGTTCAGCAGACCGTTAGGGAAAATACCAGACTTCTGCACTGAAGAGCCTGAAATGCCAGTTAAAGCTGATGTGGATACTGCAAGAGCTGAAAGACGACACGCAATGATGACAGAAAATATAAATAGCACAACATCCAGGCCAGCGGCTTAACAGCCGCCGGCCTAGGAGTGCTTGTTTTGGGTTTTATTAATATCCCGGGCAAAAAGAATTGCCTTAATCGATTAATATGCAGCCTGCTGAAGACAGCTGAAAGATCATAAATCTATGCAAACACTAACCAGACATAGTACCGCTAGCAGATCAGACTATGAAGTTATATCTTTATTACACTGATCCAGCCCGCAGCAGCCTTCAGGCATAACAAAAAAGTAAAATCAATACTCTGAATAAGATGTCATTAATATAACTTAGCCAAATTAAACACCCCCGGCAACACTGTTAGCAGCAGTAGCTGGGGGATTTCCATTAAAAGTTATATTTATTCAAGTTAGAGAGTAACCGGTTTAAAATCAAAAATCATGCTTATATAGATTTTAAATTATCATAATTTTGTAATTATGGATATTTAATCTAACGCTTACGCATGATCTGCCGTGCTTGCATTTCTTGTAGTTGGCGCATTCATGAGGAGCCTTGCAGGGGGATCCCGAAATGATTCTATGATTCTTGATCTCCTTGGCGACGGTTGTCGGGTCCTTATTAATGACCTTGGCAATCTGAGCCTTGTTAAGGCCATTCTTGGTACCGTCCTCGATCGTCACACGAACCTTAAGGTTCATGTGCTTCTGATAGCCGCAGGTCTCGCTGTTACTTTTTCCCATTACTATCACCATCCTGCAGACTCATGCGGTAGCAGTACTCAAATACCGTATAGGGATAGAGCCTTCTCATTAATGAGTCCTCATCGATTCCGGAGCGCCTTCTGCTGCGTTTCCTTCCGCTTGAAGGGTGACCGGCCCCTCTGTCTTCCTGACCTGCTTTTGAAGCGGTCAGCTTATCACTAATATCTGACATTTTTAATGCCACCTCCTTGATGTTCTTCTTGCTTTCAGGCAGTTTCCTGCTTCTCTACAAAGAAATTTAACACTTTAGGGGCGTGGAGGCAGTTTTCCCATGTTGGTGAGGCAAAAACCCCTTCAGGCCCGAGGTGGCAACTTTTTAGGCTCTTGCCGGTGAGGCCGATCTTCTCCGTCATGAATCTGTTCCTGTAAAAAAAGGCAAAGTGACCGGTGATAAATGAGCAGATGAGTTTAGAAAGTAAGCTGTCACTTGCCTTGCCGCCTTGAAGCCTGCAGCAGAGATGATTAAGAAGCCTGCCCAGACGGCCGTGAAAGGCTTCAGGCCGAACATGATCATGAAAAATCAGATGCAGGCATAAATGGATGTCAAAAAGATTTTCCTTTATGAAGGGTATGACTCCAGGAGGAAATATTGCATGGGTCTTGCCGAGCTTTTTTGAATAGATGCGCTGTACCTGAAACGCATATGGGGTGTCGACGATGTTTACGGTCTTTTTATAGTGGCCGTATTTTATCCAGTCGCTGGCACCCTCATCGGAAAGGCCGGGAGTCATTTCAGCTATGTCCTCTGCCGAGAAGCTGGCAAGGATATATGAATAGGCGGCATTGATAAAAAGCATGATGTCATAAGCAAGCTCAGTTGATGAAAGCTTGGTGCTGTAGAGCTTTTCTGTCAGCCCGGAAAAGAATGAACCGTCAGAGCGTGCTAGAAGGTCTGCAGAAAAGCTGTTGTTCCATAGGCACTCTGAACTGTAGCTAAAAAAGCTGTCATCAGATCCGCAGTCAGCGCTGCTCTGATTTCTTATTGATCTTCTGAAGATGGACATAACATTACTTTTGATTGTATCTTCGCTCCTGTGAGCGTTCTTGGCTAAAAGCCTGCTGATGCTTTTGCACTTGAAAACAGGCGATTCATGTATTACTATCATATTGTCTTAATCGGACAGGTGATGAGAAGCTTACCAGGGCATTAACTCATCATCTTTTTTTGTCCTCTGCCTCCAAACTGAATTTAATCCTTCAATTATCAAACATGTTAATTTTATCACATTTTGAAATAACTGAACGAGTAAATTCATGAAAGACATTAGGTTCCAGAAGTGAATGACATAATTCATATTAGAAATGTCTAACTGGAATTTCGAAAATCATTTGACGTTATATATTCATAATTAAATTTATCTTCCTCCCTCATTTTCAGTTTATTAGAGATGTAGTATAATGTATTTATATTAATACAAACATTGATAAATTGAGAGGAGGTTACTATGAACAAGATTATGACAATGGTGTTGTCTGTTATGATAATGATTACAATGCTGTATACTCCGGTATATGCATCAGATAACAGCACTGAACAAACATATGAACTTAGTGGTATAATTGCTGAAGATACTGTTTTAGATAAAACGGATGGGAAATACGTAATTACAAGTGATGTTTCAATCAAAAATGGCAGTACAGTAACAATTAAACCAGGTGTAACTGTTGAAGGAAATAATTTCAGGATAAGGGTTTATGGGAAAATAGACATTAATGAAGCTAATTTTAATAATGTACAGTTGGAGGCAGATAATACAGGATCTGATCCATGTACCATTACTATGAACAAAAGTACATATATTGGCGGAAGACTATTGTATCCAACAGGATACTCTGCTCACGTCTATTTGAATTTAACAAATAATAGGTTCTATAACTTGGAAGGGTACAGCTACATATGGTATCCTGCAGATGTTGCTTATATTACGGGAAACTATTTTGAAAATTGTGGTGCTCTAAGCATAGGTAGCGAAGAGGATGTGTATGTAACTAACAACACCTTTTATCATATGCATGCATTATCAAATGGCGATAAATATATTATAGAGGACTGGGCACAATATTACTCCAATCTTTATGTTGAAAAAAACAGCTTTTATGATGATTCCCTGGTTCTGAAGTTAAGCTCAGATGGGAAGATGATAGCTAAAAACAATTTTTGGAACACAACTTCTTCTAGTTCCATTTCATCACGGATTAGTGATGGAAACACAAATTTGAACTTGAAAGAAACCATTGAGTACGAACCATTCCTTACAGAGCCAGATCCTAATTCTCCTAATATAGAACATTTATATAATGATGGCGAAATAACGGTTCAGCCAACGTGTCTTGAGGATGGGGAGAAGACGTATACGTGTTTAAGCTGTGGCGAGACTAAGACAGAAACCATCCCGGCGCTCGGTCATAAATGGAGGGAAGATTACACCGTAGATAAAGAACCATCCTGCACAGAGGTTGGAAGTAAATCTATACATTGTTCGGTTTGTAATGCTATTAAAGAGGGTACAACAGTTGAAATACCTGCACTTGGTCATGCTTGGAGTGATCCAATTTTTGACTTCAGTTCTGATGGTAAAACAGCGACAGCAACAAGAATATGCATTAACAATTCAATTCATAAAGATACCAAAGATACTACTATTACTAGTCAAGTAACGAAGGAACCAACCTGTGAAGAAAATGGTGAAACTACTTATACTGCGAAAGTCACATTTGATGGAAAAGAGTATTCTGATACGAAGAAGTTAGTGGACATTGCGGCAATCGGCCATAAATGGGGTGATGTTTCCTACGTTTGGTCAGATGACAATAGCAAGTGCACGGCGACCAGAATTTGTCAGAATGACAACAGTCATAAGCAGGCTGAAACAGTAGGTACAACATCAGAGACGACAAAAGCAACCTGCGAGACAGCTGGAAAGACGATCTACACTGCGAACTTTGGTAATGAGGTATTCAAAACCCAGAATAAAACAGTAAAGATCGAAGCGATCGGTCATGATTTTTCCGATGAGTGGACAATCGATCGTGAAGCAACTTGCACAGAGAATGGAATCAAATCGCATCATTGTTCAAGGTGTGATGCAAAGTCTGACGTAACAGAAATACTGGCATTTGGGCATTCGTATGTACCGGGAACCATCAAAGCGACTGTCACCACCGATGGAAAACATTTTGATAAATGTGAACGCTGTGGAAACGTTATAAATTTGATAAGCATCCCCATGGCATCAAATATTGGTCTGTCTGACACACAATATATCTGGGATGGTAAAGTTAAAACACCAACACTTTATGTGAATGATTCAACAGGAAGAAATATTAGTACAGCTAACTACTCATTCACAGAGCCGTCTGGTAGGAATAACGTTGGTAAATACACTTATACTATCTCATTCAGAGGGGATTTTTCCGGAACCATTAATCAGTCCTTTGCAATATACCCTGCTAAGGCTGCAATTAAGTCAATTAAGGCTGGCAAGAAGAGTATAACGGTTACTGCAAAGAAAAAGCCTGCTAAATATGGCGCAAAGTATATGCAGATTGCTTATAAGCTGAAAGGAACTAACAAGTGGAAGTACAAGACAACCACGAAAAACAAAAAGGTGGTAAAGAAATTAAAAGCAAAGAAGTACTATTATGTGAAGGTCCGTACATACAAAAAGGTCGGTAATGAGACTTATTATGGAGCGTGGTCTAAGCAGAAACGAGTTAAAGTTAAATAATCCATATAAGCTCGGTCGGGAAACTGGCCGAGCTTTTGAGGATTAATAGGGGCAAATAGGAAGGTTAAAATCAATGGAATATTGAATAGACCAAAATATTATGCTAAGCTCGTGTCAGGAGAGGAGGAATGTCATTGAGGGATGATAACAGAAAGGTGTCCTTATCAGATTTTTATTGTGAGGATTGTGGCATTCGTTTGACACTTCCTCGACCCCGCAACAAGCAGAGAAACAATGGGCATATCAAAACCATGTGGTGCCCTAGATGTAGAAGGGAAACACAGTTTATTGAAGTAAGGGAATGCGACTTCGGTTTGGAGTATGTCAAGCAGTGGGAGGACCCTTTTATCGGGTAATAATGTCTTAACCCGAATCCGGGTTAAGACAGACAGAGGCTCTGAGTTTACAGACGCTGAGCATCTTGAGCATAGACCTGATGGTTCATTTAGATGCCCGGTCTTCTACTGTGATCCTATGCGTTCCAACCAGAAAGGATCACTGGAAAATAAGCATCATGAAGTCAGATATATATTTCCAAAATCAGAGAAAGATTTAAGAAAATTAGGACTGATCGATCAGGATTCGTTAAGAATAGCTGTTAATAACATCAACTCTTATGTGCTTAAGGATAAACACGGTAAAACACCATATGAAATCGTGCAGTTCGCCGCTCCAGATCTCTATGAGGCACTCAAGCAACATGGCTATCATCAGCTGGACAAAAACCAGATCAATTTGACTAAGCATTGTTTGCTTGACTATAAGAAAAAACATCAAAAATAAAAATGGAAGTTAGTCCTACTCCTAAGGGAGTGGTGCTAACGTCCATATTTTCGCTGTTACTGAAAATATTAAAATTATAAACAGGAATCACTTAATTCTAGGGCATTTTGAAGTAAGCAAATCAACTAAATACCGTTAGGTGAAAGAGTAAGTTCCTTAAAAATGGAATTAAAAAATATCGAGAATTTAACTTTTCAGTTCAGCCAATAAATATTGCAGGAATGCTTTGAATCGCTTATAGTGGGGGAGGTGATAAGATGAAAAGAATTAAAGAAGTTGTGGTCGTTGAAGGCAAGACCGATACGGCCACGTTAAAACAGTTATTTGATGTCGATACGATTGAAACCCATGGCAGTGCGATTAATAAAAAAACGATTGATCTGATTAAAACAACCGCGCAAAACCGTGGCGTTATTATTCTGACGGATCCAGATGGACCGGGCAAACGCATCCGCGATAAAATCGTTCAGGCGGTGCCTAATGCGAAGCATGCTTTCGTTGCCCAGAAGGATGCCCGCGGGAAAAAGAAACTCGGGATCGCCGAAGCCCGTCATGATGCGATTATTGAAGCAATCGAAAATGCGGTAACCTTTGAAGAAAGTGAACCATCACTTTCCTGGAGTGAATTTATTGATTTAGATATTATGGGCAATAAAGCCAAACGTCTCTATATTTATCAGTATTTCCATTTAGGTTATGGCAATGTGAAGACGCTCTTTAAACGTCTTAATATGGTCGGCATTACCAAAGCGCAAATAGAAGAAGCACTCGCTAAACGTCAATAAGGATCCACTCGCGTGGATCCTTTTCAATACAAAAAAGTCCCCACTTAGGTCGCTGTTTTAAAACTGAAGCGTGGGGGGCACTGTTGAAAATATAATATCTTCACATTTTATGCTTGATAATTGATTTTTGCTTTTTATCTGATCTCCTGAAAAGCAAATTTATATTCATTCAAGGTAGAGAAAGCCATGCTCTTTTAAAGCCTGAACAATAAGGTTATAGACATCTTCGCTAGCGACGGTGATCGTATGTAAGTGAACACCGTTGGTTAGTGAAGAAAGAGGGCTAGCCTGATTGTCTTTGACTTTCTGCATAAACATCTGCACATCATGACGGGAACGCAGCTGCAGATTCCCTTTGATTTCGCCATAAAGGGGATGGTCCACAATCACGTCATTGACACAGCCGCCATAATCGACAATCAGATTGAGCTCTTCTTCCATTTGGCTAGGCTGATGACAAACGGCAATGGTGTGTATAATACCCTGGCTGTTTTCGATCATATAGCCGCGCGGCGTGGCGATGATGGCATGGCCAGCAGCGCGTAAAAGTGCGACATCACCGACAATAATCTGACGTGAAACATGTAAGCTTTTGGCGATTTTTGCGGCCGATAAAGGCTGACTGCTTTGAGCGATGAGATTGAAAACTTGTTGGCGTCGATCCATAATATCACCTCCTAAAATAATGAAAAGATAATGGCGACGATTAATGAGGGCAGAAAATTAGCAACGCGGATATGACGATCCGAAAGCAAATTGATACCGACACAAAAGATCAGAATCGAACCGACGAATGAGATATTGTTTAAGGCGGCCGTTGTCATTAACGGCGCGAGTAAGCTCGCTAATAGGGTAATACTGCCTTGCAGTAACCCAACTGACACAAAGGCGAATAAACAGCCTTTGCCCATTGTGGCCGTCATAACAATAATAATGGTAAAGTCTAAGACTGATTTCGCAATCAGGGTATCGGGATTATGGGCAATCCCATCCTGGATCGATCCAACGATTGCCATCGCGCCAATACAGACGACTAAGGATGCATTGACAAAGGCAGAGGTAAAATCGGGATCCTTGGCGTTACCGCTCTTTTCTTTGAGAAAGTCGCCTAGGCGTCCAAAAAGCGCTTCAATATTAAGCAGTTCACCAATGAGGCCGCCAATCACTAAGGATAAAATCATCATCATCGAGTCCTTGGTTGTTAAGGAGCCGTTGCTGATCACTAACATCTTTGACAAAGCCCCGCCGATGCCTAAAAAGAGGGTACCGAGGGCGCAGGCTTGCATCAATGTTTCCTGAATACGCTGTTTTAAAAAGGAACCGAAAATGAGTCCGATGAGTCCGCCGGCGATAATGGCGCCGACGTTAATCAAAGTTCCGAGTCCGGGCATAGAAGTCACCTCACATGGGGAGATTATACCATAAAAAGACGCTTTTTTATTTTCGATTTCATGCATTAAATAGCATCAACCATTTTCATAAAATAAAAAAAACCCGGCTTTTTTATTTTATGAAAGAGCAAACGCTTTCATATTTTTCAAAAATATGATAGAGTTTTCATAGTCAAGAGAGAGAGGAAGAAAAGACAAATGAGCGATTTGAAACAATATGATGTTGTAGCTTTAGGAGAGCTGCTCATCGACTTTACACAAAATGGTATTTCCGACCAAGGCAATCCACTCTTTGAAGCCAATCCTGGCGGAGCGCCATGTAACGTTTTGTCAATGCTGACAAGATTTGGTAAAAAAGTAGGCTTCATTGGCAAGGTTGGTAAAGATGGCTTTGGCACACAGTTAGCCGAAGCGATCAAGGAACAGGGAATCAGTACGGATGGCTTATGTTTCGATGAAGAAATTCATACGACATTAGCATTAGTCCACAAGTTACCTAACGGTGACCGTGATTTTTCTTTCTATCGTAAACCAGGGGCAGATGTCAATCTGAAACCTGAAGAAGTGAATACGGAGATGATTAAAAATGCCCGTTTATTCCACTTCGGAACGTTATCATTAACTGATGAACCAGTGCGCAGTGCAACGAAAAAAGCAGTGGAATGCGCAGAAGAAAATGGCTTAATCATTTCTTTTG harbors:
- the tnpB gene encoding IS66 family insertion sequence element accessory protein TnpB (TnpB, as the term is used for proteins encoded by IS66 family insertion elements, is considered an accessory protein, since TnpC, encoded by a neighboring gene, is a DDE family transposase.); amino-acid sequence: MLRELTGIKRIVIRTGKTDLRRGITGLASVIAAEYHMNPMEKGTIYLFCGGRRDRIKGLLYEEGGWVLIYVRLSKGSAFQWPRDDQEARDITREQYERLLDGFTLDGTINKR
- the tnpC gene encoding IS66 family transposase, with the protein product MSYADLIAVALKYYEECCGLRAELDELKNTFSYTADELKKVKAECEDLVIRVNTLNHENTRLQNQTDELKKNRFGRKSEKMNGKIHDDEFSDPLSEEMNESDCDGKKQNNNDSQKSRKIKRPACRQLNRKKKTRQIPEITIIDFDRERIDKEYGYGKWTLKGWNISEEFMFIPGNLYRVYVKRPVIRVYDDDDTNDLREVALPVNKLMLRSKVTPSLLAFIMSFKFVLGVPLARLSRVLSYQGINLSKEIMSDWVIKCTDRYLKPVYSEIMRQMACRTYTQIDETYLEVINDGRNAGSKSYIWCHITGEFEEERPLAVFCFELTRSADHLLEFYADLNDGTIHLTSDAYSAYYKLASEKKDHVILGGCFMHLRRRLYKAYEVKFKAVKDKELLEESPEKKCLDMIGDLYSADDDAKELTAKERAKVRDEIERPLVDAYFDYIKSLDISSGTFSEEMEDAVSYSLNHEDAFRVFLDDPMVPIDNGECERKIRNIAMVRNNSLFCYSIGGAETLCIIMTLIETAKSNGCDPHTYLEYLFESSLAHASVDISEYIDEMMPWSSEYQKFEEERFSRPLGKIPDFCTEEPEMPVKADVDTARAERRHAMMTENINSTTSRPAA
- a CDS encoding helix-turn-helix domain-containing protein, which encodes MVIVMGKSNSETCGYQKHMNLKVRVTIEDGTKNGLNKAQIAKVINKDPTTVAKEIKNHRIISGSPCKAPHECANYKKCKHGRSCVSVRLNIHNYKIMII
- a CDS encoding transposase, with the translated sequence MSSSGRTLLSGNNVLTRIRVKTDRGSEFTDAEHLEHRPDGSFRCPVFYCDPMRSNQKGSLENKHHEVRYIFPKSEKDLRKLGLIDQDSLRIAVNNINSYVLKDKHGKTPYEIVQFAAPDLYEALKQHGYHQLDKNQINLTKHCLLDYKKKHQK
- the rnmV gene encoding ribonuclease M5, yielding MKRIKEVVVVEGKTDTATLKQLFDVDTIETHGSAINKKTIDLIKTTAQNRGVIILTDPDGPGKRIRDKIVQAVPNAKHAFVAQKDARGKKKLGIAEARHDAIIEAIENAVTFEESEPSLSWSEFIDLDIMGNKAKRLYIYQYFHLGYGNVKTLFKRLNMVGITKAQIEEALAKRQ
- a CDS encoding transcription repressor NadR; this encodes MDRRQQVFNLIAQSSQPLSAAKIAKSLHVSRQIIVGDVALLRAAGHAIIATPRGYMIENSQGIIHTIAVCHQPSQMEEELNLIVDYGGCVNDVIVDHPLYGEIKGNLQLRSRHDVQMFMQKVKDNQASPLSSLTNGVHLHTITVASEDVYNLIVQALKEHGFLYLE
- a CDS encoding DUF554 domain-containing protein encodes the protein MPGLGTLINVGAIIAGGLIGLIFGSFLKQRIQETLMQACALGTLFLGIGGALSKMLVISNGSLTTKDSMMMILSLVIGGLIGELLNIEALFGRLGDFLKEKSGNAKDPDFTSAFVNASLVVCIGAMAIVGSIQDGIAHNPDTLIAKSVLDFTIIIVMTATMGKGCLFAFVSVGLLQGSITLLASLLAPLMTTAALNNISFVGSILIFCVGINLLSDRHIRVANFLPSLIVAIIFSLF
- a CDS encoding carbohydrate kinase family protein, encoding MSDLKQYDVVALGELLIDFTQNGISDQGNPLFEANPGGAPCNVLSMLTRFGKKVGFIGKVGKDGFGTQLAEAIKEQGISTDGLCFDEEIHTTLALVHKLPNGDRDFSFYRKPGADVNLKPEEVNTEMIKNARLFHFGTLSLTDEPVRSATKKAVECAEENGLIISFDPNLREPLWDSLDDAKKAFDYGMKHASVLKISDNEILWFTGKETYDEGLAYLRETYPNLKLICLSLGGDGSRAVYKDVDITVPAFLQSGTIETTGAGDTFCACVLNGVLEYGIDHLNEDNLKTIITFANGAASMITTKKGALRVMPQVDDVKEFIKNF